The DNA segment CGGCCAGGAACTGTGCGCGCGTGCAGAAGCTCAGCAGCGCGCGCTTCTCCGGCTTGTCGATCTCACGTTCGGGCACGAAGCCGACGGCCTCGTTCAGCGCGTGCACGGCCTTGTTGCTCACGTCGGGCTCCACGACGACCCGGCGGGTGCGCGGGTCGGCGAACAGCTCTTCCATCACGGCGGTGATGACGGCCCTGGTGAAGCCGCTGATCGGGCGGTCGGTGGGGGCGACCAGGAAGTGCATGCCGACATCGCCGGGCTCGGGGTCGTACAGGCCGACCAGTTCGACGTACCGGGGGTCGTACTTCTCCATCAGGAAGGCCGGTTCGCCCCCGTGCAGGCCCAGGTACGCGTGGTGGTGCTCGTGCGCCGCGATGCGCATGTACTCGCGCTCGACGTCCTGGAGTTTCGCGTCCTGCATCATCCAGAAGGCCGCCTTGGGGTCGGTGACCCAGCGGTGCAGCAGCTCGGCGTCCTTCAGGGGGTCGAGCGGGCGGACGGTGAACGTGCCGATGTCTGTGGTGCTCATACGGAGAACTCCTGGAACGCGATCGTCTTCTCGACCGGGTAGTAATCGGTACCGAGCAGCTCGCGGATGATGTACGCGTTCCGGTACGGGCCCATGCCCAGGTCCGGGCTCGTGATGCTGTGCGTGTGGACACCGGCGTTCTGCAGGAAGACACCGCGGCCGGTGACGTCGACGGCGTAGTTGCGGGCGACGTCGAAGTTGCCCTGCGAGTCGTAGACCAGGCGGTCCTTGACGGGCGCGAGGAACTCCGGCTCGGCGTACTTGTAACCGGTGGCCAGCACCAGGCCCTGCGAGTCGAGGTCGAAGTCCTTGTGCTGCTCCTCCTGGCGGAAGGACAGCGTGTACGTGCCGTTCTCGTACGTCGCCCCGTTCAGCGAGGAGTTGGTGAGCAGTCGGGTGGGGACCGGGCCGCCGAGGTTCTTCTGGTAGAGCAGGTCGAAGATCTCGTTGATCAGGTCGCCGTCGATGCCCTTGAACAGGCCCTTCTGCTCGGCGGTGAGGCGGTAGCGGGTCGCCTCCGGCAGCTCGCGGAAGTAGTCGACGTACTCCGGCGACGTCATCTCCAGCGTGAGCTTGGTGTACTCCAGCGGGAAGAAGCGCGGGGAGCGGGTGACCCAGTTCAGCCGGTAGCCGTGGACGTCGATCTCGCTGAGCAGGTCGTAGTAGATCTCCGCCGCGGACTGCCCGGAGCCCACCAGCGTGATCGACTCCTTCTTCTGCAGCTCCGCCTTGTTCTGCAGATAGCGGGAGTTGTGGATGAAGTCGCCGCCCAGGCCCTGGCAGGCCTCGGGTATGAAGGGCGGGGTGCCGGTGCCGAGGACCAGGTGACGGGCGCGGTAGGTGTCACCGGCGCTCGTCGTCACGACGTACAGGTCGTCCTCGTACGTCACCTCGGCGACCGTCGTGCTGAAGCGGATGCTGCTCAGCTTGTTGGCCGCCCAGCGGCAGTAGTCGTCGTACTCGATCCGCAGCGGGTAGAAGTTCTCCCGGATGTAGAACGAGTACAGCCGGCCCTTCTCCTTCAGGTAGTTCAGGAAGGAGTACGGCGAGGTCGGGTCGGCCAGGGTGACCAGGTCCGACATGAACGGGGTCTGGAGGTGCGCGCCGTCCAGGAACATGCCCGCGTGCCACTCGAAGTCGGGCTTCGACTCCAGGAAGACGCCGTCGAGCTCGTCGATCGGCTCGGTCAGA comes from the Streptomyces sp. NBC_00443 genome and includes:
- a CDS encoding GNAT family N-acetyltransferase; translated protein: MSTTDIGTFTVRPLDPLKDAELLHRWVTDPKAAFWMMQDAKLQDVEREYMRIAAHEHHHAYLGLHGGEPAFLMEKYDPRYVELVGLYDPEPGDVGMHFLVAPTDRPISGFTRAVITAVMEELFADPRTRRVVVEPDVSNKAVHALNEAVGFVPEREIDKPEKRALLSFCTRAQFLAARGVAV
- a CDS encoding lysine N(6)-hydroxylase/L-ornithine N(5)-oxygenase family protein — encoded protein: MTARPENPTRTHDFVGIGLGPFNLGLACLTEPIDELDGVFLESKPDFEWHAGMFLDGAHLQTPFMSDLVTLADPTSPYSFLNYLKEKGRLYSFYIRENFYPLRIEYDDYCRWAANKLSSIRFSTTVAEVTYEDDLYVVTTSAGDTYRARHLVLGTGTPPFIPEACQGLGGDFIHNSRYLQNKAELQKKESITLVGSGQSAAEIYYDLLSEIDVHGYRLNWVTRSPRFFPLEYTKLTLEMTSPEYVDYFRELPEATRYRLTAEQKGLFKGIDGDLINEIFDLLYQKNLGGPVPTRLLTNSSLNGATYENGTYTLSFRQEEQHKDFDLDSQGLVLATGYKYAEPEFLAPVKDRLVYDSQGNFDVARNYAVDVTGRGVFLQNAGVHTHSITSPDLGMGPYRNAYIIRELLGTDYYPVEKTIAFQEFSV